A DNA window from Daucus carota subsp. sativus chromosome 3, DH1 v3.0, whole genome shotgun sequence contains the following coding sequences:
- the LOC108215247 gene encoding chaperonin CPN60-2, mitochondrial, translating to MYRFATKLASKSLIAKNANQQFASRLAWSRNYAAKDIKFGVEARAMMLRGVEELADAVKVTMGPKGRNVVLEQSYGAPKVTKDGVTVAKSIEFKDRVKNVGASLVKQVANATNDVAGDGTTCATILTRAIYSEGCKSVAAGMNAMDLRRGINMAVDAVVTNLKSRARMISTSEEIAQVGTISANGDREIGELIAKAMEKVGKEGVITIADGKTLYNELEVVEGMKLDRGYISPYFVTNPKNQKCELDDPLILIHEKKISNLTAVVKVLELALKKQRPLLIVSEDVESEALATLILNKLRAGIKVCAIKAPGFGENRKASLQDLAVLTGGTVITDELGMTLEKVGIEMLGSCKKVTISKDDTVILDGAGDKKAIEERCEQVRSSIELSTSDYDKEKHQDRLAKLSGGVAVLKIGGASELEVGEKKDRVTDALNATKAAVEEGIVPGGGVALLYASKELNNLQAANFDQKIGIQIIQSALKAPVHTIASNAGVEGAVVVGKLLEQDDPDLGYDAAKGEYVDMVKAGIIDPLKVIRTALVDAASVSSLLTTTEAVIVELPSDDKDIAAAGGMGGMGGMGGMGF from the exons ATGTATCGCTTCGCCACCAAGCTCGCTTCCAAATCTCT GATCGCTAAGAACGCTAATCAACAG TTTGCTAGTAGACTGGCTTGGAGTCGCAATTATGCTGCGAAAGATATTAAATTTGGCGTCGAAGCTCGAGCGATGATGCTTCGAGGTGTGGAGGAGCTTGCTGATGCTGTTAAAGTTACCATGGGGCCTAAA GGGCGCAATGTTGTTTTGGAACAAAGTTACGGGGCTCCTAAAGTGACAAAAGACGGTGTCACTGTTGCAAAGAGTATTGAGTTTAAAGATAGAGTGAAAAATGTTGGTGCTAGCCTTGTAAAGCAGGTTGCCAATGCTACAAATGATGTTGCAGGGGATG GTACCACCTGCGCCACAATCCTAACGCGTGCAATATACTCAGAAGGGTGCAAATCTGTGGCAGCAGGAATGAACGCAATGGATCTCAGACGTGGAATCAATATGGCTGTTGATGCTGTTGTCACAAACTTGAAGAGCAGAGCACGGATGATCAGTACATCTGAGGAAATAGCTCAG GTTGGCACAATATCAGCAAATGGAGATAGAGAAATTGGGGAACTCATTGCCAAGGCCATGGAAAAAGTCGGCAAAGAGGGGGTTATTACCATTGCT GATGGGAAAACTCTATACAATGAACTAGAAGTGGTTGAGGGAATGAAGCTGGACAGAGGCTACATTTCTCCTTATTTCGTAACCAATCCCAAAAACCAAAAATGT GAATTGGATGATCCATTGATTTTGATCCACGAGAAAAAAATATCCAACTTGACTGCTGTGGTGAAAGTGCTTGAGTTGGCCTTGAAG AAACAAAGACCTTTGTTGATAGTTTCTGAAGATGTCGAAAGTGAAGCTTTAGCAACTCTTATATTGAACAAGCTTCGAGCTGGAATAAAG GTTTGTGCCATTAAAGCTCCTGGATTTGGAGAGAACAGGAAAGCGAGTTTGCAAGACCTTGCGGTCCTCACTGGAGGCACA GTTATAACCGATGAGCTTGGGATGACTCTTGAAAAAGTTGGAATTGAAATGCTCGGGTCTTGCAAGAAG GTTACCATATCAAAGGATGATACTGTTATCCTTGACGGGGCAGGTGATAAAAAAGCTATCGAAGAACGATGTGAGCAG GTAAGATCATCAATTGAGTTGAGCACTTCTGATTATGACAAGGAGAAGCATCAGGATAGGTTAGCGAAGCTTTCCGGAGGTGTTGCTGTCTTAAAG ATTGGAGGAGCCAGCGAACTTGAGGTTGGTGAAAAGAAAGACAGAGTAACTGATGCCTTAAATGCTACAAAGGCAGCAGTTGAAGAAGGAATAGTACCTG GTGGTGGTGTAGCTCTTCTTTATGCCTCGAAAGAACTTAATAACCTGCAGGCTGCCAATTTTGATCAAAAGATTGGTATTCAAATAATTCAAAGTGCTCTTAAG GCACCTGTGCATACAATTGCTTCCAATGCTGGAGTTGAGGGAGCTGTTGTGGTGGGTAAGCTTTTGGAGCAGGATGATCCTGATCTTGGATATGACGCTGCTAAAG GCGAATATGTGGACATGGTCAAGGCTGGTATCATCGACCCATTGAAAGTCATTAGGACAGCTTTGGTAGATGCTGCAAG TGTCTCGTCTTTGTTGACTACAACTGAGGCCGTCATAGTAGAACTTCCAAGTGATGACAAGGATATTGCAGCAGCAGGTGGCATGGGAGGCATGGGTGGAATGGGCGGCATGGGTTTCTAA